TCTCTTTGTATGCATCTAATGTTTCAATCAAATCATATTTTAAAGCTCTCTGCTCTCTTGAAGAAAGAGCTACATTGCTTTCAGCCGAAAACTTAACAGCTTTATTGAATATTTTGAGTTCGTCTTGTGGCAAGGCGCTCAAAAACTCTGGCAATACAGGTAATGTCTCTGTAAGTGTTTGTTCGATGCCTCCTGCCGAAGAACGAATCGCTCCTAGAGGTGTATTAATCTCATGAGCAATATTAGCTACTAGCTGCCCCAAAGTAGCCATTTTTTCGCTATGGATAAGCTGACTTTGTGTGCTTTTTAGTTCTCTTAGTGTACGTTCTACTTCTATCTTTTGACGTTGAAGTTCTTCCTGTGTAGTTTGTAGTTCTTCAAAGTTTTGACGCAACTCTTCTTCTGAAGTCTGAAGAGCTTTATTTTTTTCTAAAATTAGTTTTTCAGCCTCTTTACGGTCTGTAATATCTGTTTCTATTCCTACAAATTGTATTACCTCGCCTGTTTTTTCATGGAATACAGGAGTAATGCTCAACTCTAGCCAATAAGGTTTGCCGTATTTGGTATAATTTAGGATTTCTTGTGTAAATGCTTGTTTAGACTTCAAGCCTTCACGAATAGCCAAGACATGTTCTCTATCTGTCTCTTTACCTTGTAGCAACTTACCTGGTTTTTTGCCTATCACTTCTGAAAGAGAGTATTCTGTAACTCTTAAAAACCCTTCATTTACCCAAGTAATATATCCTTCTGCATCTGTAATCACAACAGCATTACTTGTCTCGCTTGCCACTACAGATAAACGTTTTAGAGCTTCTTCGTCTTGTTTTCTTTTGGTTACATCGGTTTCAATTCCAATAAATTGAGCTACTTTACCTGTTTTTTTATCAATTACTGGAGTAATGCTAAGTTCTAACCAATATTGATTGCCATATTTGTCATAGTTGAGAATTTCTTGTGTAAATGGCTTCTTCGATTCTAGTCCTTCACGGATAGCTAAAACGTGGTCGTAGTTTGTTCCTTTGCCTTGAAGAAGCCTCCCTGGTTTTTTACCTATAATTTCAGGTAATGTGTAGCCTGTAGTACGAGTAAAGCCTTCATTTACCCAAGTAGTATAGCCTTCTCCATCTGTAATGACAATGGCATTACTGGTTTCTCTGGCTACCACAGAGAGTTTTTCTACTTCTTTTTCAGCTTCTTTTCGCTCTGTAATGTCTTGGGCAATAAATAAATATCCAACTACGGCTTGAGTAGCTTTATTTTTGATAGCACTCACATGCATTTCTATTGGAAACCTATTACCATCTTTAGAAACATACGTCCACTCTTGTATATTAGACTGCTCTTTCTTTGTTTTAGCAACAAGCGTTTCAAAGCCTATAGGTATTTCCTCCTCAAACTCTTCTGACAATTTTTTTGCTCGGTAAGCGACCTCCTCTTTATCATGGAATATGGCAGGAGATACTTTATCAATTAGTTTTTCTGCCTCATATCCAAGTAGTTTTTCTGCCAATGAATTAAAGCTAGTGATAGTTCCTTTAGTGTCAGTAGAAATAAGCATCATTGGTG
This Bernardetia sp. DNA region includes the following protein-coding sequences:
- a CDS encoding PAS domain-containing protein — protein: NYNSQKKAEIEIQTQQEELLATEEELRQNLEELSATQEQLQSQKTKIEEEGIYRKAILENAPMMLISTDTKGTITSFNSLAEKLLGYEAEKLIDKVSPAIFHDKEEVAYRAKKLSEEFEEEIPIGFETLVAKTKKEQSNIQEWTYVSKDGNRFPIEMHVSAIKNKATQAVVGYLFIAQDITERKEAEKEVEKLSVVARETSNAIVITDGEGYTTWVNEGFTRTTGYTLPEIIGKKPGRLLQGKGTNYDHVLAIREGLESKKPFTQEILNYDKYGNQYWLELSITPVIDKKTGKVAQFIGIETDVTKRKQDEEALKRLSVVASETSNAVVITDAEGYITWVNEGFLRVTEYSLSEVIGKKPGKLLQGKETDREHVLAIREGLKSKQAFTQEILNYTKYGKPYWLELSITPVFHEKTGEVIQFVGIETDITDRKEAEKLILEKNKALQTSEEELRQNFEELQTTQEELQRQKIEVERTLRELKSTQSQLIHSEKMATLGQLVANIAHEINTPLGAIRSSAGGIEQTLTETLPVLPEFLSALPQDELKIFNKAVKFSAESNVALSSREQRALKYDLIETLDAYKEIQYKNRFADLLVDSGIYKDSEMVNAILKTKNPYHLLQTIHHISSIIRSNQTIQMATERASKIIFALKNFSHQDQNGKKTKTDVNKSIENTLVLYYNQIKHGIDVQKDLNQLPQIMGYPDELVQVWTNLIHNAIQAMKNEGVLTLKSEKKDDNILVSIGDTGTGIPKEAQSRIFDAFFTTKKAGEGSGLGLDIVKKIVEKHNGKIWFESEEGKGTTFFVEIPLSK